The Brevinematales bacterium genome includes a region encoding these proteins:
- a CDS encoding metal-dependent transcriptional regulator produces the protein MTKSMEDYLETVYLIVRDNKVARVKDVAERLNVKKPSVINALKELETEKMIVHEKYGYIELTPGGERGGAKIYSRHLLLKSFLTDVLGVPEETAETEACSMEHVLSRGTFERLEQFIQSQLGK, from the coding sequence ATGACGAAAAGTATGGAAGATTACCTCGAAACCGTCTACCTCATCGTCCGCGACAATAAGGTCGCGCGCGTCAAGGATGTGGCCGAGCGTCTGAACGTAAAAAAACCGTCGGTTATCAACGCGCTCAAGGAGCTCGAGACTGAGAAGATGATCGTGCACGAGAAGTACGGCTATATCGAGCTGACCCCCGGCGGCGAGCGCGGGGGGGCGAAAATTTACTCGCGTCATCTCCTGTTGAAAAGTTTCCTCACCGATGTGCTGGGCGTCCCCGAGGAGACCGCCGAGACAGAGGCGTGCTCGATGGAGCATGTCCTCAGCCGGGGCACGTTCGAACGCCTCGAACAATTCATCCAGTCGCAGCTCGGCAAGTAG
- the ndk gene encoding nucleoside-diphosphate kinase, whose amino-acid sequence MAIQRTLTLIKPDAYKAGNIGNITAMIEENGFKIVHALLFKFTEKSAKQFYHVHEGKPFFDGLIQFTVSDKVLAMVLEKENAVADFRKLMGATDPAKAEPGTIRAKYGTAMPKNAVHGSDSDTNAKKEITYIFGEFASIPSTEKNHAKEY is encoded by the coding sequence ATGGCTATTCAGAGGACATTGACCCTCATTAAACCCGACGCCTATAAAGCGGGTAACATCGGGAACATCACTGCTATGATAGAGGAAAACGGTTTTAAGATCGTTCACGCGCTCCTCTTTAAATTCACGGAGAAATCCGCGAAACAATTCTATCATGTCCACGAGGGTAAACCGTTCTTCGACGGCCTGATACAATTCACCGTTTCCGATAAAGTGCTTGCTATGGTGCTCGAGAAGGAGAACGCGGTGGCCGATTTTCGTAAACTGATGGGGGCGACCGATCCCGCGAAGGCGGAGCCCGGCACTATCCGCGCGAAATACGGTACCGCGATGCCGAAGAACGCCGTACACGGCTCCGACTCGGATACCAACGCGAAAAAGGAAATTACCTACATCTTCGGAGAGTTCGCGTCCATTCCGTCCACCGAAAAGAACCACGCCAAAGAATACTGA